The following are encoded together in the Acidobacteriota bacterium genome:
- a CDS encoding COX15/CtaA family protein, whose product MRWLHYYLRLLAAASLLLIAAGGLVTSTDSGLAVPDWPNTYGYFMFAFPFSKMVGGILYEHGHRLIASVVGLMTIGLAVWASRVETRAWVRRLAWTALAAVIAQGLLGGITVIYLLPKPISISHAGLAQLFFALVVSLGIFTSPGWRRGFGRSEPLGDPLLARLALAVPVLVYVQILLGATMRHNDAGLAIPDFPLAFGRLLPPEWSLGISLHFVHRLGAVAVTVAAVALIVRVLRVHRHRPELARAALLLGTVLLAQVGLGAWTVWSGLQPHINTAHVATGGLLWVVSVALALRVHRAWFGDASSIRATRFATSTGDAPGRVPA is encoded by the coding sequence GTGCGCTGGCTGCACTACTACCTCCGGCTGCTGGCCGCGGCGTCCCTGCTGCTGATCGCGGCCGGCGGCCTGGTCACGAGCACCGACTCGGGGCTTGCCGTTCCGGACTGGCCCAACACCTACGGCTACTTCATGTTCGCCTTCCCGTTCTCGAAGATGGTGGGCGGCATCCTCTACGAGCACGGTCACCGCCTGATCGCGAGCGTGGTGGGTCTGATGACGATCGGTCTGGCGGTGTGGGCCTCCCGCGTCGAGACCCGTGCCTGGGTGCGTCGACTGGCCTGGACGGCGCTCGCCGCGGTCATCGCTCAGGGACTGCTCGGCGGCATCACGGTGATCTACCTGCTGCCGAAACCGATCTCGATCAGCCATGCCGGTCTGGCCCAGCTCTTCTTTGCTCTGGTCGTGAGCCTGGGCATCTTCACGTCGCCGGGCTGGCGAAGGGGCTTCGGGCGGTCGGAACCGCTGGGCGACCCGCTGCTGGCCCGGCTCGCACTGGCCGTTCCGGTGCTCGTGTACGTCCAGATCCTCCTTGGCGCGACGATGCGTCACAACGACGCCGGGCTCGCCATCCCGGACTTCCCGCTGGCCTTCGGCCGGTTGCTGCCGCCCGAGTGGAGCCTGGGCATCTCACTTCACTTCGTGCACCGGCTGGGCGCTGTCGCCGTGACCGTCGCGGCGGTGGCCCTGATCGTGCGCGTTCTCAGGGTTCATCGGCACCGGCCGGAGCTAGCCCGCGCGGCGCTGCTGCTGGGGACGGTGCTGCTGGCTCAGGTCGGCCTCGGCGCATGGACCGTCTGGAGCGGCCTGCAACCGCACATCAACACGGCGCACGTGGCGACCGGCGGCCTGCTCTGGGTCGTCTCGGTGGCGCTGGCGTTGCGGGTGCACCGCGCCTGGTTCGGCGACGCTTCGTCCATCCGGGCTACCCGCTTTGCGACGAGCACCGGTGACGCCCCCGGGCGGGTCCCGGCGTGA
- the cyoE gene encoding heme o synthase: protein MTLLAAEATRPNRAALWLALAKPRLNALAVATVGIGYYLGAGALDLGVLLSVLAGSGLVAAGGAAFNQVAERDLDALMIRTRSRPLPLGGISPPAGQLFATVLSIAGLIVLALGANPLSAVVALATLVSYAWIYTPLKRRTSLAVLVGAVPGALPPVIGWTAATGTLTVEAWLLFGIVFAWQLPHFHSLAWLHRDDYARAGFKVLAVADSSGRRTALESLSWALLLVVLSTLAAAVGLTPLSFAIAAAAFGGVFVLFAMRFASDRSRARARTLFLGSLVVLPLIWITLVAGHATL from the coding sequence GTGACGCTCCTCGCCGCGGAAGCGACACGGCCGAACCGTGCCGCCCTGTGGCTGGCATTGGCCAAGCCGCGACTCAACGCCCTGGCCGTCGCCACGGTCGGCATCGGCTACTACCTCGGGGCCGGCGCGCTCGACCTGGGAGTTCTTCTCTCCGTCCTGGCTGGCTCCGGTCTAGTCGCCGCCGGCGGAGCCGCCTTCAACCAGGTCGCCGAGCGAGACCTCGACGCCCTGATGATCCGGACCCGCTCCCGGCCCCTGCCCCTGGGCGGCATCTCGCCGCCGGCCGGCCAGCTCTTCGCCACCGTTCTGAGCATCGCGGGTCTCATCGTCCTTGCCCTCGGCGCCAACCCGCTCTCCGCCGTTGTGGCGTTGGCGACCCTCGTCAGCTACGCCTGGATCTACACGCCGCTCAAGCGCAGGACGTCGCTTGCCGTCCTCGTCGGAGCCGTTCCCGGCGCCTTGCCGCCGGTCATCGGCTGGACCGCCGCGACCGGCACTCTGACCGTCGAAGCCTGGCTCCTCTTCGGCATCGTCTTCGCCTGGCAACTCCCGCACTTCCACTCGCTGGCCTGGCTCCACCGCGACGACTACGCCCGAGCGGGCTTCAAGGTGCTGGCAGTCGCCGACTCGAGCGGTCGCCGCACGGCCCTGGAGTCCCTGTCCTGGGCTTTGCTGCTGGTCGTCCTGAGCACACTTGCCGCCGCGGTCGGCCTGACCCCTCTGAGTTTCGCCATTGCGGCTGCCGCTTTCGGCGGTGTCTTCGTTCTGTTCGCCATGCGGTTTGCATCCGACCGCAGCCGCGCACGCGCCCGGACCCTTTTTCTGGGTTCGCTGGTCGTTCTGCCTCTGATCTGGATCACCTTGGTCGCGGGCCACGCCACCCTATAA
- a CDS encoding CaiB/BaiF CoA-transferase family protein, protein MTPRRPLDGVLVVAIEQAVAAPLATCRLADAGARVIKIEREGGDFARGYDGSGGVSAYFAWLNRGKESIVLDIKDARDRTLLERMVERADVFIQNLAPGAAARAGFGSKDLGKRHPRLITCDISGYGEEGPYRSMRAYDLLVQAESGVASITGSPAEPGRVGVSICDFATGIYAYSAILEALIERESTGAGRNVEATLFHTMADWMAVPLLSFEQQGLDWPRVGLGHPTIVPYGLFRLGDGDSVLIGVQNDREFVRLCNEVLDQPELADAYPRNVDRANARDKVEAVIGAVFLRHDRASIQTALNQARIAYGFLNDVAALSRHPQLRRARQPLPDGTEIDMVAPATAPNEPGKRLPPVPELDEHGAAIRAEFGTAPGTA, encoded by the coding sequence ATGACCCCGCGCCGGCCTCTCGACGGCGTCCTCGTGGTGGCCATCGAGCAAGCGGTTGCGGCGCCGCTGGCTACCTGCCGGCTCGCCGACGCCGGGGCCCGGGTGATCAAGATCGAGCGCGAAGGCGGCGACTTTGCCCGCGGCTACGACGGCAGCGGCGGCGTCTCGGCCTACTTCGCCTGGCTGAACCGCGGCAAGGAGTCCATCGTTCTCGACATCAAGGACGCGCGGGACCGGACCCTGCTCGAACGGATGGTCGAGCGCGCGGATGTGTTCATCCAGAACCTCGCTCCGGGCGCCGCCGCGCGCGCGGGCTTCGGGTCGAAGGACCTCGGCAAGCGTCACCCGCGGCTGATCACCTGCGACATCTCGGGGTACGGCGAGGAGGGTCCGTACCGGTCGATGCGCGCCTACGACCTCCTGGTCCAGGCCGAGAGCGGCGTCGCATCGATCACCGGTTCGCCGGCAGAGCCCGGCCGGGTCGGCGTGTCGATCTGCGACTTCGCAACCGGCATCTACGCCTACTCCGCCATCCTCGAAGCCCTGATCGAGCGCGAGAGCACGGGCGCCGGCCGCAACGTCGAGGCCACCCTCTTCCACACGATGGCGGACTGGATGGCCGTGCCCCTGCTGAGCTTCGAGCAGCAGGGGCTCGACTGGCCGCGCGTCGGGCTCGGCCATCCGACGATCGTGCCCTACGGACTGTTCCGGCTCGGGGACGGCGACTCCGTCCTGATCGGTGTCCAGAACGACCGCGAGTTCGTGCGGCTGTGCAACGAGGTTCTCGACCAGCCGGAACTGGCCGACGCCTACCCGCGGAACGTGGACCGCGCCAATGCCCGCGACAAGGTCGAAGCCGTGATCGGCGCGGTCTTCCTGCGACACGACCGGGCCTCGATCCAGACCGCCCTGAACCAGGCGCGTATCGCCTACGGCTTCCTGAACGACGTCGCCGCCCTGTCACGGCATCCACAACTCCGCCGGGCCAGACAGCCTCTCCCCGACGGTACCGAGATCGACATGGTCGCACCCGCTACCGCCCCCAACGAACCGGGAAAACGCCTGCCGCCGGTTCCCGAACTCGACGAGCACGGCGCCGCGATCCGCGCCGAGTTCGGGACCGCTCCCGGAACCGCATAG
- a CDS encoding CoA pyrophosphatase, whose amino-acid sequence MSFPARHGTELLAHAERNLGRFEQRALDPEAAAARAAEASGHTGATPANAHAAVAVTLLPDKGGRGCFLLTRRSLRLRRHRGQWALPGGRIDEAETPEQAALRELHEEVGLDLDSSAVLGRLDDFGTRSGFVITPVVFWCDGYRKLEPNPAEVYRAYRIPLIDLDRPDVPVLREIPESENPVLSMPIRGGLVHSPTAAIVYQMLEVVLRGNDVRVAHYEQPVFAWR is encoded by the coding sequence ATGAGCTTTCCGGCACGGCACGGCACGGAACTTCTCGCGCACGCCGAGCGGAACCTGGGACGCTTCGAGCAGCGCGCGCTCGACCCGGAAGCCGCCGCGGCGCGGGCAGCGGAGGCTTCCGGCCACACCGGCGCGACGCCGGCGAACGCGCACGCCGCGGTCGCCGTGACGCTGCTACCCGACAAGGGCGGCCGCGGCTGCTTCCTGCTCACGCGGCGGTCGCTCCGGCTGCGCCGCCACCGCGGCCAGTGGGCTCTCCCGGGCGGCCGGATCGACGAGGCGGAGACACCCGAGCAGGCGGCGCTCCGCGAGCTCCACGAAGAGGTGGGCCTCGACCTCGACTCGTCCGCCGTCCTCGGGCGACTCGACGACTTCGGCACGCGCTCCGGCTTCGTCATCACGCCGGTCGTCTTCTGGTGCGACGGCTACCGCAAGCTGGAGCCGAATCCGGCCGAGGTCTACAGGGCCTACCGCATTCCGCTGATCGACCTGGACCGCCCGGACGTGCCCGTGCTTCGCGAGATACCGGAGAGCGAGAACCCCGTGCTCTCCATGCCGATCCGCGGCGGCCTCGTCCATTCGCCGACGGCGGCGATCGTCTACCAGATGCTCGAGGTCGTGCTTCGCGGCAACGATGTCCGCGTGGCCCACTACGAGCAGCCGGTCTTCGCCTGGCGTTGA
- a CDS encoding LLM class F420-dependent oxidoreductase, translating to MRTAIGIGSAYASGTNWDALAEYVVEADRMGIDDVWSAEAWGTDAVTPLAFLAGRTERVRLGTGIMQISARAPSMTAMTAMSLASISKDRFVLGLGVSGPQVVEGLHGVPFAMPLGRLREYVDILKIALSGEKIAYDGRHYTLPRPGGEGKAIRMSQPARPEMPIYLATLGPKSLEYTGEVADGWLGTSFIPEHTDAFFPAMRAGAERTGRSFGDIDIQVGGDVEFGDDLERMAARRKPAMAFTLGAMGSAQTNFYNDAYRRAGFIETAREVQALWISGKREEAAARVPDEMVLGNTLIGDEARVRERIRAYRDAGVTTLRLNPAGATVRERLDTLGRFLELVREEAPAGE from the coding sequence ATGCGCACAGCGATCGGGATAGGGAGCGCGTACGCCTCCGGAACGAACTGGGATGCCCTGGCGGAGTACGTCGTCGAGGCGGACCGCATGGGAATCGACGACGTCTGGTCGGCCGAGGCCTGGGGCACCGACGCGGTGACGCCGCTCGCCTTTCTCGCCGGGCGGACCGAGCGGGTCCGCCTCGGCACCGGCATCATGCAGATCTCGGCGCGAGCGCCATCGATGACCGCCATGACAGCGATGTCGCTGGCGTCGATCTCGAAGGACCGCTTCGTGCTCGGTCTCGGCGTCAGTGGCCCTCAGGTGGTCGAGGGTCTTCACGGCGTGCCCTTCGCCATGCCGCTGGGCCGCCTCCGCGAGTACGTCGACATCCTGAAGATCGCCCTGTCGGGCGAAAAGATCGCCTACGACGGCAGGCACTACACCCTGCCCCGACCGGGCGGCGAGGGCAAGGCGATCCGCATGTCGCAGCCCGCGCGACCCGAGATGCCGATCTATCTTGCGACCCTCGGTCCGAAATCCCTGGAGTACACCGGCGAGGTTGCCGATGGCTGGCTCGGCACGTCCTTCATCCCGGAGCACACCGACGCCTTCTTTCCTGCGATGCGCGCCGGCGCCGAGCGCACCGGCAGGTCGTTCGGCGACATCGACATCCAGGTCGGCGGCGACGTCGAGTTCGGCGACGACCTGGAGCGGATGGCCGCCCGCCGCAAGCCGGCGATGGCCTTCACCCTTGGCGCGATGGGCTCGGCGCAGACCAACTTCTACAACGACGCCTACCGCCGTGCCGGCTTCATCGAAACCGCCCGTGAGGTGCAGGCTCTCTGGATCTCCGGCAAGCGGGAAGAGGCCGCGGCGCGGGTGCCGGACGAGATGGTGCTCGGCAACACCCTGATCGGCGACGAAGCCCGCGTGCGGGAGCGCATTCGCGCCTACCGCGACGCCGGCGTGACGACCCTGCGCCTCAACCCGGCCGGAGCCACGGTCCGCGAGCGGCTCGACACCCTGGGCCGGTTCCTGGAGCTGGTCCGCGAGGAGGCTCCCGCCGGAGAATGA
- a CDS encoding SDR family oxidoreductase, which produces MSQPLSVVTGGAGFIGSHLCERLLAEGHRVYCVDNFITGSPANIEHLRENERFTLIEHDVSKPVYVGPDVDNVLHFASPASPVDYLELPIQTLKVGSLGTHNSLGLAKHHGARYLLASTSEVYGDPLVHPQPESYWGNVNPVGPRGVYDEAKRFAEAMVMAYHRIHGLDTRIVRIFNTYGPRMRLRDGRVVPNFIRQALSGRPMTVYGDGSQTRSFCYIDDLVQGVWRLLNSSETDPVNLGNPREMTVLEFARVIRSLTGSRSEIEFQSLPVDDPKTRQPDIGRATDLLGWEPRIDLEAGLEKTIRYFADLLGDQ; this is translated from the coding sequence GTGAGCCAACCGCTTTCCGTCGTCACCGGCGGCGCCGGGTTCATCGGCTCCCACCTCTGCGAACGGCTGCTCGCCGAGGGCCACCGGGTCTACTGCGTGGACAACTTCATCACCGGTAGCCCGGCGAACATCGAACACCTCCGCGAGAACGAGCGCTTCACCCTGATCGAGCACGACGTCAGCAAGCCGGTCTATGTCGGACCCGACGTCGACAACGTCCTCCACTTCGCCTCGCCCGCCAGCCCGGTCGACTACCTGGAGCTTCCGATCCAGACACTCAAGGTGGGATCGCTCGGAACCCACAACTCGCTCGGTCTGGCCAAGCACCACGGCGCCCGCTACCTGCTCGCCTCGACCTCGGAGGTCTATGGCGACCCCCTGGTCCACCCCCAGCCGGAGTCCTACTGGGGCAACGTGAACCCGGTCGGTCCGCGAGGCGTCTACGACGAGGCGAAGCGCTTCGCGGAAGCGATGGTCATGGCCTACCACCGGATCCACGGACTGGACACCCGGATCGTCCGCATCTTCAACACGTACGGACCGCGGATGCGGCTCCGCGACGGCCGCGTCGTGCCGAACTTCATCCGCCAGGCTCTCTCCGGCAGACCCATGACCGTCTACGGCGACGGCAGCCAGACGCGTTCGTTCTGCTACATCGACGACCTGGTCCAAGGGGTCTGGCGGCTCCTCAACTCCTCGGAGACCGACCCGGTCAACCTCGGCAACCCCCGCGAGATGACCGTGCTCGAGTTCGCCCGGGTGATTCGGAGCCTGACCGGGAGCCGCAGCGAGATCGAGTTCCAGTCCCTGCCGGTCGACGACCCGAAGACGCGCCAGCCCGACATCGGCCGGGCCACCGACCTGCTCGGCTGGGAGCCCCGGATCGACCTGGAGGCCGGCCTCGAGAAGACGATCCGGTACTTCGCGGACCTGTTGGGCGACCAGTGA
- a CDS encoding UDP-glucose/GDP-mannose dehydrogenase family protein: protein MRICVVGSGYVGLVTGACLADFGMDVVCVDQDRTKIAQLQAGRIPIYEPGLATLVAKNEEAGRLGFTTEPGPALEAATAVFIAVGTPPREDGSSDLRYVREVAQAIRGRLNSYKAIVTKSTVPVGTGRMIEDIIGRGRTFSVVSNPEFLREGSAIEDFMRPDRLVIGSRDQRATDIMLEIYSPLRARGVPIVVTDVETAEMIKYASNSFLATRISFINEVAELCERTGADVQVVAHGMGLDRRIGPLFLRPGPGFGGSCFPKDTRAMVSMARDAGARAEIVEATLHVNHRIQERMLARIESVLGSPEGRNVALLGLSFKPNTDDIRESPAMFVLENLLSRGATVRVYDPAAMENARRIRPEAVYCSDPYEAAEDADLLVILTEWNQFRALEFERLRQLLREPQILDLRNLYEPGRVADAGLRYSSLGRADAVPAAAVPGVKAS from the coding sequence ATGAGAATCTGCGTCGTCGGCTCCGGCTACGTCGGCCTGGTCACGGGCGCATGCCTTGCCGACTTCGGTATGGACGTCGTCTGCGTCGACCAGGATCGGACGAAGATCGCCCAGTTGCAGGCGGGCCGGATTCCGATCTACGAGCCAGGCCTGGCGACCCTGGTTGCCAAGAACGAGGAAGCCGGACGCCTGGGTTTCACGACCGAGCCGGGGCCGGCTCTTGAAGCCGCAACGGCTGTCTTCATCGCCGTCGGCACGCCGCCCCGCGAGGACGGCTCTTCGGATCTCCGCTACGTCCGCGAGGTGGCCCAGGCAATCCGTGGAAGGCTCAACAGCTACAAGGCAATCGTCACCAAGAGCACCGTGCCGGTCGGCACCGGCCGAATGATCGAAGACATCATCGGTCGCGGCCGCACCTTCTCCGTTGTCAGCAACCCCGAGTTCCTGCGCGAGGGCTCGGCCATCGAGGACTTCATGCGGCCGGACCGCCTGGTCATCGGCAGCCGCGACCAGCGCGCCACCGACATCATGCTCGAGATCTACTCGCCGCTCCGCGCGCGCGGCGTCCCGATCGTGGTCACGGACGTCGAGACCGCGGAGATGATCAAGTACGCCTCCAACAGCTTCCTGGCCACCCGCATCTCCTTCATCAACGAAGTGGCGGAGTTGTGCGAGCGAACCGGGGCCGATGTCCAGGTCGTTGCCCATGGCATGGGCCTGGATCGCCGGATCGGACCGCTGTTCCTGCGCCCGGGGCCGGGCTTCGGCGGGTCATGCTTTCCCAAGGACACGCGGGCCATGGTTTCCATGGCGCGCGACGCCGGCGCCCGAGCCGAGATCGTCGAAGCAACCCTTCACGTCAACCATCGAATCCAGGAACGGATGCTCGCCAGGATCGAGTCCGTGCTCGGTAGTCCCGAAGGCCGGAACGTGGCGCTGCTGGGACTGTCCTTCAAGCCCAACACGGACGACATCCGTGAATCTCCCGCGATGTTCGTGCTCGAGAACCTCCTGTCGCGGGGCGCGACGGTCCGGGTCTACGATCCAGCGGCGATGGAGAACGCCCGCCGCATTCGCCCGGAAGCCGTCTACTGCAGTGACCCGTACGAAGCGGCCGAGGACGCCGACCTGCTGGTCATCCTGACCGAGTGGAACCAGTTCCGGGCGCTCGAGTTCGAGCGGCTGAGGCAGTTGCTGCGCGAGCCTCAGATACTCGATCTGCGCAATCTCTACGAGCCTGGACGCGTGGCGGACGCCGGCCTCAGATACTCCTCGCTCGGGCGCGCCGACGCCGTCCCGGCCGCTGCAGTTCCGGGAGTGAAGGCCTCGTGA
- a CDS encoding SEC-C metal-binding domain-containing protein, with translation MKGGRRLSNAISTRKSVVTAPRRFSKVQRNEPCPCGSGRKYKDCCFNKGEAFLRKLERQRFKEQQKADGTPWYVRWLT, from the coding sequence ATGAAGGGCGGACGAAGGCTGAGCAACGCGATCTCGACCCGCAAATCGGTGGTTACCGCGCCGCGGCGCTTCAGCAAGGTGCAGCGCAACGAACCCTGCCCCTGCGGCAGCGGCAGGAAGTACAAGGACTGCTGCTTCAACAAGGGCGAGGCGTTCCTGCGGAAGCTGGAACGCCAGCGCTTCAAGGAGCAGCAGAAGGCCGACGGAACGCCCTGGTACGTCCGCTGGCTGACCTGA
- a CDS encoding SDR family oxidoreductase codes for MGILEGRTAIVTGAGRGIGKGIAIKFAEEGANVVINDLGGATDGTGGSRIADEVVEEIRSAGGSAVPNYDSVATVEGGQNIFQTAIDSFGGLDVLVNNAGILRDRTIFNLEETDWDAVLDVHLKGHYCCSRPFARYIRETNRPDCRIINFSSVSGLYGNFGQSNYAAAKAGIAGLSRVLALELAKYRCTVNTISPGATTRMTAELRAGRGMKIDEDAPEQSPNQIAPVCAWLASDAGADMTAQIIDVMRGWVGIMQQPKVIRKFSKDGMWDNRDIDLIMPQLLKAKQDHDAAVDEKAEPTPV; via the coding sequence ATGGGAATCCTCGAAGGCAGGACGGCAATCGTCACCGGCGCCGGCCGCGGCATCGGCAAGGGAATCGCGATCAAGTTCGCGGAAGAGGGCGCCAACGTCGTGATCAACGACCTGGGCGGCGCGACCGACGGCACCGGCGGTTCACGGATCGCCGACGAGGTCGTCGAGGAGATCCGGAGCGCCGGCGGTTCGGCCGTACCGAACTACGACTCGGTCGCCACGGTCGAGGGCGGTCAGAACATCTTTCAGACGGCGATCGACTCGTTCGGTGGTCTGGACGTCCTCGTCAACAACGCCGGCATTCTGCGTGACCGGACGATCTTCAACCTGGAAGAGACCGACTGGGACGCCGTGCTTGACGTCCACCTGAAGGGCCACTACTGCTGCAGCCGGCCGTTCGCCCGCTACATCCGCGAGACGAACCGCCCGGACTGCCGGATCATCAACTTCTCCTCCGTGTCCGGCCTCTACGGCAACTTCGGCCAGTCCAACTACGCCGCCGCCAAGGCCGGCATCGCCGGTCTTTCCCGGGTGCTGGCGCTGGAGCTGGCCAAGTACCGCTGCACCGTGAACACGATCTCGCCGGGCGCGACGACGCGCATGACGGCCGAACTGCGAGCCGGCCGCGGCATGAAGATCGACGAGGACGCGCCGGAGCAGAGCCCGAATCAGATCGCGCCGGTCTGCGCCTGGCTGGCATCCGACGCGGGCGCGGACATGACCGCCCAGATCATCGACGTGATGCGCGGCTGGGTCGGCATCATGCAGCAGCCCAAGGTGATCCGGAAGTTCAGCAAGGACGGCATGTGGGACAACCGCGACATCGACCTGATCATGCCGCAGCTTCTCAAGGCGAAGCAGGACCACGACGCGGCGGTCGACGAGAAGGCGGAGCCGACGCCGGTCTAG
- a CDS encoding MaoC/PaaZ C-terminal domain-containing protein encodes MPLSTAAAGSELTPSTIEITVRDVLAYAAGIGDTCDAVFDDARNGGVAAPPPYCVSLEWPVVSRGRGSELLGGEPQELRRGVHASQDSHFHRPIRPGDSLTTRGRYVGIRSTRAGVLLTTRLDTVDGAGRPVTTSWSRSIFRGVDTTGPNTETEPSPEPPRLSLAGNGRSRSEIFVPREMPHVYTECARIWNPIHTEREVALAAGLPDIILHGTATWALAGREVLRAYGGGDPRRLRRLHGRFSAMVIPGTSVAVEHAPAGEAEDGALQVAFRVLNAGGKEAVSQGVAVVA; translated from the coding sequence ATGCCCCTGTCGACCGCCGCCGCCGGCAGCGAACTCACGCCCTCGACGATCGAGATTACCGTCCGCGACGTGCTCGCTTACGCGGCCGGCATCGGCGACACCTGCGACGCCGTGTTCGACGACGCCCGAAACGGCGGCGTCGCGGCGCCGCCGCCGTACTGCGTGTCCCTCGAATGGCCCGTCGTCAGCCGCGGCCGAGGGTCGGAGCTACTGGGCGGCGAGCCGCAGGAGTTGCGGCGCGGCGTCCACGCCAGCCAGGACTCCCACTTCCACCGTCCGATCCGCCCCGGCGACTCGCTGACCACCCGCGGCCGCTACGTCGGCATCCGGAGCACGCGCGCCGGGGTGCTGCTGACTACCCGCCTCGACACCGTCGACGGGGCCGGCCGGCCGGTCACCACCTCCTGGTCGCGTTCGATCTTCCGCGGCGTCGACACCACCGGCCCGAACACCGAAACGGAACCTTCCCCCGAGCCGCCCAGGTTGAGCCTGGCTGGAAACGGCCGGAGCCGGAGCGAGATCTTCGTGCCGCGGGAGATGCCCCACGTCTACACGGAATGCGCCCGGATCTGGAATCCGATCCACACGGAGCGCGAGGTGGCGCTGGCCGCGGGCCTGCCCGACATCATCCTCCACGGCACGGCCACTTGGGCTCTTGCCGGCCGCGAGGTGCTGCGCGCCTACGGCGGCGGCGACCCCCGGCGGCTCAGGCGTCTCCATGGCCGATTCAGCGCGATGGTCATTCCGGGCACCTCGGTCGCGGTCGAGCACGCTCCCGCCGGCGAGGCCGAAGACGGCGCGCTCCAGGTCGCCTTCCGGGTCCTCAACGCGGGGGGCAAGGAGGCGGTAAGCCAGGGCGTCGCGGTCGTCGCGTAG
- a CDS encoding pesticin, which yields MNTSRKSLAPIVIKKYENRRLYDTHSSRYVNLDGVAELVRGGRDIQVVDSKTGEDVTRHVLTQIIVDGAKDPEHGPPLEFLRDLVRARDQAGRDFFQWYLKSAGEVYERVRETMQRSPFAPDPSWMRLWDPRAMAEEMHTQMTRQMEGVFGRGGGADRSGKAQEPPAPPPTAVSTREDGGSATRAELDDLKSRLQDLERRLADTSD from the coding sequence ATGAACACTTCCCGCAAGTCGCTCGCGCCGATCGTCATCAAGAAGTACGAGAACCGTCGGCTGTACGACACGCACAGCAGCCGCTACGTGAACCTCGACGGCGTCGCCGAACTCGTCCGCGGCGGCCGGGACATCCAGGTCGTCGACTCGAAGACGGGAGAGGACGTCACCCGCCACGTCCTGACCCAGATCATCGTCGACGGCGCGAAGGATCCCGAGCACGGACCGCCGCTCGAGTTCCTCCGCGACCTGGTGCGGGCGCGGGACCAGGCGGGCCGGGACTTCTTCCAGTGGTACCTGAAGAGCGCCGGCGAGGTCTACGAACGGGTCCGCGAAACGATGCAGCGAAGCCCGTTCGCGCCGGACCCGTCCTGGATGCGCCTCTGGGACCCTCGCGCCATGGCCGAGGAGATGCACACGCAGATGACGCGGCAGATGGAAGGAGTGTTCGGCAGAGGCGGCGGCGCCGACCGAAGCGGCAAGGCTCAGGAGCCGCCGGCTCCTCCACCAACGGCCGTATCCACGCGCGAGGACGGCGGCAGCGCCACCCGCGCCGAACTCGATGACCTGAAGAGTCGGCTCCAGGATCTCGAACGCCGCCTCGCGGACACCTCCGACTGA